In Alkalihalobacillus sp. FSL W8-0930, a single window of DNA contains:
- a CDS encoding YqgQ family protein, with the protein MNTYYDLLQQMKTYGTFIYTGDRELDLTLLTEEVKSLKLSGLFSTQEFSQAMAIIIKEKNKLK; encoded by the coding sequence ATGAACACGTATTACGATTTATTACAGCAGATGAAAACATATGGAACCTTTATATACACAGGGGATCGGGAACTAGACCTTACCTTATTAACGGAGGAAGTTAAGTCTCTCAAGTTATCTGGATTGTTTTCAACTCAAGAATTTAGCCAGGCTATGGCCATAATTATCAAAGAAAAAAACAAGCTCAAATAA
- the rpmG gene encoding 50S ribosomal protein L33 — MRVQVTLACTETGDRTYITSKNKRTNPERIELKKYSPRLKRHTLHRETK; from the coding sequence ATGCGTGTACAAGTTACTCTTGCTTGCACGGAAACTGGTGATCGTACGTACATCACTTCTAAAAACAAGCGAACAAACCCTGAACGTATTGAGCTTAAAAAGTATAGCCCGCGCCTTAAGCGCCACACACTTCACCGCGAGACAAAATAA
- a CDS encoding 5-formyltetrahydrofolate cyclo-ligase translates to MNQDKREIRQSVLHTLSLLTESVYKLQSSQIANHLYSAPFWHEANCIALTISRFPEVDTIPIIQEAWKQGKQVVLPRIKQQTKQMDFYHVNHFSQLEETIFGLKEPKPSEAMMRPATDIDLMIVPGVAYTRDGYRIGFGGGYYDRYLPHFQGTTVSLLFQEQLVSTLPIEKHDQAISHLLYPGGVLR, encoded by the coding sequence ATGAACCAAGATAAACGTGAGATTCGTCAGTCTGTTTTACATACCCTTTCATTGCTTACCGAATCTGTTTACAAGCTGCAGTCCAGTCAAATAGCGAATCACCTTTACAGTGCACCTTTTTGGCATGAAGCGAATTGCATCGCTCTAACGATATCTAGATTTCCTGAGGTTGATACCATACCCATCATTCAGGAGGCGTGGAAACAAGGGAAACAAGTTGTCCTGCCTCGAATTAAACAACAAACAAAGCAAATGGACTTTTATCATGTGAATCATTTTTCACAATTGGAAGAGACGATCTTTGGATTAAAAGAACCAAAGCCTTCTGAAGCAATGATGCGACCCGCAACAGACATTGATTTAATGATTGTCCCTGGTGTTGCCTATACAAGGGACGGCTACAGAATTGGATTTGGTGGAGGCTATTATGATCGGTACTTACCTCATTTCCAAGGAACAACTGTTTCTTTGCTCTTTCAAGAGCAATTGGTGTCTACTCTGCCGATCGAGAAACATGATCAAGCGATTTCTCATCTTCTTTATCCAGGAGGTGTATTAAGATGA
- a CDS encoding thiazole synthase yields the protein MKKDKLVIAGREFSSRFLLGTGRYPNPFVQNEAIRAAEAEILTFAIRRVNLENPGEDAILQHLDQTSFTYLPNTSGASNAEEAIRIARLARASGISDWIKVEISANEKTLLPDPIETLKATETLVKEGFTVLPYTSDDPILAKHLEEAGAAAVMPGGSPIGTGLGILNPYNIGLIVEESSVPIIVDAGLGSASDITQAMELGVDGVLMNTPVAKAKDPVRMAEAMKLAIQAGRMSFKAGRIPKKPYATASSQFEEYIVK from the coding sequence TTGAAAAAAGACAAACTTGTTATAGCTGGTCGTGAATTTTCGTCCCGATTTCTACTCGGAACAGGCAGGTATCCAAATCCATTTGTTCAAAATGAAGCGATTCGAGCGGCTGAAGCGGAAATTCTGACATTTGCTATTCGTCGGGTGAATCTCGAAAATCCAGGAGAAGATGCGATCTTACAGCATTTAGATCAAACCTCCTTCACCTATCTACCGAATACATCCGGTGCGAGTAACGCAGAGGAAGCCATTCGAATTGCTAGACTTGCAAGAGCTTCAGGCATTAGTGACTGGATTAAGGTTGAGATCAGTGCAAATGAAAAAACATTGTTGCCAGATCCAATCGAAACGCTAAAAGCAACAGAAACCCTTGTAAAAGAAGGGTTCACGGTACTACCGTATACATCGGATGATCCAATACTTGCAAAGCATCTAGAAGAAGCAGGAGCGGCAGCTGTTATGCCAGGAGGCTCACCAATTGGAACAGGGCTCGGCATTCTTAATCCATATAACATTGGATTAATCGTTGAAGAATCGAGCGTTCCGATTATCGTTGATGCTGGACTTGGTTCTGCAAGTGATATTACTCAAGCGATGGAACTAGGTGTGGACGGAGTTTTAATGAACACACCGGTCGCGAAGGCCAAAGACCCTGTACGAATGGCAGAGGCGATGAAGCTTGCGATTCAGGCCGGCAGAATGTCATTTAAAGCAGGTCGCATTCCTAAAAAACCATATGCAACGGCAAGTAGTCAATTTGAGGAATATATCGTTAAATAG
- a CDS encoding YueI family protein, with translation MKKVNDILEEAIYGKPEIRPHERKLFLSTILERVHVALTVKQVVSGNEYTEVADAMNTKKDVHLYINGHLSYQFYSRYTKLASKANVPYTIVTPTDSTPIGLVVANASQAIHPHKASVFIEDSLYEKDMAPFNQD, from the coding sequence ATGAAAAAAGTGAATGATATTCTAGAAGAAGCCATATACGGAAAGCCCGAAATTCGCCCCCATGAAAGAAAGCTTTTTCTTTCAACCATTCTTGAGCGCGTACATGTTGCGCTTACTGTAAAACAGGTGGTATCAGGAAACGAGTACACCGAGGTAGCTGATGCAATGAACACAAAAAAAGATGTCCATTTGTATATTAATGGACACCTGTCTTATCAATTCTATTCACGCTATACAAAGCTTGCTTCAAAAGCAAATGTTCCTTATACCATCGTTACACCAACAGACTCTACTCCAATTGGCCTTGTTGTAGCTAATGCATCTCAAGCCATTCACCCCCATAAGGCATCCGTTTTTATTGAGGACTCCTTATATGAAAAGGACATGGCTCCATTTAATCAAGATTAA
- the aspA gene encoding aspartate ammonia-lyase, giving the protein MEYRIERDLLGEKEVPKHAYYGIQSMRAKENFPITGYPPHPELIRAFGYVKKAAAMANRDVGVLQPKIAEAIIQASDEIINGQWVDQFIVDSIQGGAGTSFNMNANEVIANRAIEIMGGEKGEYIKVSPNTHVNMAQSTNDAFPTAIHIASLHLAHQLQDSLSRLIRAMETKEKEFDSVLKMGRTHLQDAVPIRLGQEFGAYKRVLMRDLSRIKRSVGHLYEVNMGATAVGTGLNALPEYIDKVSKYLADITGHPFCKAENLVDATQNTDAYTEVSSALKILAINLSKMANDIRLMSSGPRTGFNEINLPPRQPGSSIMPGKVNPVMCEVINQLSFQVIGNDHTISLASEAGQLELNVMEPVLVFNLLQSFSILDNGMRVFREYAIEGITANVERCLGLVEGSVGIVTAINPHVGYEVATRIAKEAIQTGRPVREICLERGILSEEELNEILNPEEMTNPGIAGSRFISM; this is encoded by the coding sequence ATGGAGTATCGTATTGAACGTGATTTATTAGGTGAGAAAGAAGTTCCAAAGCATGCCTACTACGGAATTCAATCAATGAGAGCAAAGGAGAATTTCCCGATTACAGGCTATCCACCACATCCGGAGCTCATTCGTGCATTTGGTTACGTGAAAAAAGCAGCGGCTATGGCCAACCGTGATGTTGGTGTCCTTCAACCGAAGATAGCAGAAGCGATCATTCAAGCGTCCGATGAGATCATTAATGGACAATGGGTTGATCAATTCATTGTTGATTCCATTCAGGGTGGGGCAGGTACTTCGTTTAACATGAATGCAAATGAAGTCATTGCAAATCGTGCGATTGAAATTATGGGTGGAGAAAAAGGCGAGTACATCAAAGTGAGTCCAAACACGCATGTGAATATGGCTCAATCAACAAATGATGCGTTTCCAACAGCCATTCATATTGCGAGCTTACACCTGGCTCATCAGCTTCAGGATTCGTTATCACGCTTAATTAGGGCCATGGAAACAAAGGAAAAGGAATTTGATTCTGTATTAAAAATGGGAAGAACTCACCTGCAGGACGCTGTACCCATTCGATTGGGACAAGAATTTGGTGCATACAAGCGTGTTCTCATGAGAGATTTGAGTCGTATTAAACGCTCTGTGGGTCATCTCTATGAAGTCAATATGGGAGCAACTGCTGTTGGAACAGGTTTAAATGCTCTACCTGAATATATTGATAAGGTCTCTAAGTATTTAGCTGATATAACAGGTCATCCATTTTGTAAGGCCGAGAATTTAGTAGATGCTACTCAAAATACAGATGCGTATACTGAAGTCTCAAGTGCACTAAAAATCCTTGCGATTAACCTTTCGAAGATGGCAAATGATATTCGTCTAATGAGCTCTGGTCCGCGAACGGGATTCAATGAAATTAATCTACCACCACGTCAGCCAGGTTCATCGATCATGCCGGGGAAAGTAAACCCTGTGATGTGTGAAGTCATCAATCAATTATCATTCCAAGTCATTGGAAATGATCATACGATTTCACTTGCTTCTGAAGCGGGACAGCTTGAGCTGAATGTAATGGAACCAGTACTAGTGTTTAACTTATTACAATCCTTCTCTATTCTTGATAATGGAATGCGTGTCTTCAGAGAATATGCCATTGAAGGAATAACGGCAAACGTTGAAAGATGCCTAGGTCTTGTGGAAGGCAGTGTCGGAATTGTAACAGCCATTAATCCGCACGTAGGGTATGAAGTAGCAACGAGAATTGCTAAAGAAGCGATTCAAACAGGACGTCCCGTTCGCGAGATTTGCCTTGAGCGAGGAATTTTATCAGAAGAAGAACTAAATGAAATTCTTAATCCAGAAGAAATGACTAATCCAGGGATTGCTGGATCTCGATTTATTTCGATGTAA
- a CDS encoding spore germination protein → MERSGTTFFTDYQENLTYLKKELAIDESFDLICLEMKHANRRMALILVDGFGKDAAITEIQKQLHYLDGHGQEIHQFEEVLMEQVIPYVELSKAEDLDQVIEEVLAGPCALIVEGFSYAIIMDTREYPVRSPEEPDTEQVIRGSKDGFVETIVMNAALIRRRVRDKTFRVKYVKVGRRSKSDLAILYIEDIADPSYVEHIHSALQAIETDGLPMADKSIEEYVFGQHYNPYPLVRYTERPDVSATHLYEGHLIVLVDGSPSAIITPTSFWHHLQHAEEYRQKPIVGAIQRMVRFTAVWSSLFLLPLWYILAIQPELLPQALSFIGTESNGQIPLIVQFLIAEVGIEMLRMASIHTPTALATALGLVAALLIGQVAIDVGLFSPEVVLYLSMAAIGTFATPSYELSLANRIMRVAFLLLASLFGVSGYIVGITLWVILLCNMKVMNVPYMWPFIPFDYRAMRDVVLRAPMPLKNRRPTVLHPRDPDR, encoded by the coding sequence ATGGAACGGAGCGGCACTACATTTTTTACAGACTATCAAGAAAATTTGACGTATTTAAAAAAAGAATTAGCGATTGATGAGAGCTTTGATTTAATTTGTCTAGAAATGAAGCATGCAAATCGGAGAATGGCTCTGATTCTTGTCGACGGATTCGGTAAGGATGCGGCCATCACAGAAATACAGAAACAGCTCCATTATTTAGATGGACACGGACAAGAGATTCATCAGTTTGAAGAAGTCCTAATGGAACAAGTAATTCCTTATGTTGAACTCTCTAAAGCAGAGGATTTAGATCAGGTTATTGAAGAAGTATTAGCGGGTCCGTGTGCATTAATTGTTGAGGGCTTCTCTTATGCCATTATTATGGATACACGCGAATATCCGGTTCGTTCACCTGAGGAACCAGATACAGAGCAGGTCATAAGAGGTTCAAAGGATGGGTTTGTTGAAACAATTGTCATGAATGCGGCGTTAATCCGCAGACGAGTTCGAGATAAAACATTCCGGGTTAAGTATGTAAAAGTCGGACGCCGCTCAAAGTCGGATCTTGCTATTTTATACATAGAAGACATCGCTGATCCTTCCTACGTTGAACACATTCACAGTGCACTGCAAGCTATAGAAACAGATGGCTTACCAATGGCAGATAAATCAATTGAAGAGTACGTTTTTGGCCAGCATTATAACCCGTATCCGCTTGTACGTTATACGGAACGGCCGGATGTTAGTGCGACGCATTTATACGAGGGGCACCTTATTGTTTTGGTAGATGGGTCACCAAGCGCCATTATTACCCCAACAAGCTTCTGGCATCATCTTCAGCATGCGGAAGAGTATAGACAAAAGCCAATTGTCGGAGCCATTCAGCGAATGGTCCGATTTACAGCTGTGTGGTCATCGTTGTTTCTCTTACCATTGTGGTATATTCTTGCAATTCAGCCCGAATTGCTTCCGCAAGCACTTAGTTTTATTGGGACGGAGTCAAATGGTCAAATTCCTTTAATTGTTCAATTCCTCATAGCAGAGGTTGGTATAGAAATGTTGCGCATGGCCTCGATACATACTCCCACGGCGCTCGCAACGGCACTTGGTTTAGTGGCTGCTCTTCTAATTGGACAAGTTGCTATAGATGTAGGCTTATTTTCTCCTGAAGTCGTCTTATATTTATCGATGGCAGCAATCGGCACATTTGCTACACCAAGCTACGAATTGAGTCTTGCAAACCGTATCATGCGTGTAGCCTTTTTGCTTTTAGCCTCTCTATTTGGAGTGAGTGGGTACATAGTGGGTATTACACTTTGGGTGATTCTTCTGTGTAATATGAAAGTCATGAATGTACCTTACATGTGGCCTTTCATTCCCTTTGATTATCGTGCGATGCGCGATGTCGTTTTGAGAGCTCCTATGCCATTAAAAAATAGACGCCCCACTGTTTTGCACCCACGTGATCCCGATCGTTAA
- a CDS encoding DUF92 domain-containing protein, producing MNITLAIVVVFLAWSAYKLKKLTKSGAATAVLVGFCISYGLGINGLVVLGAFFISSSALSSIFKPKRDELIEEKGSQRDAYQVLANGGVAALISLLYAFYPSAIYQAAFIASLAAANSDTWASEIGKLNKSNPFHVLSFKRVQAGTSGAVSLLGTMAAFAGSAFIAVSAMLFTWDSFTWQFPIICGIIVAGFVGNLADTIFGATIQVTYTCEVCGETTERLVHCQEETKHRSGLKWVTNDTVNALCTLMGAVTGAGFAYMIL from the coding sequence ATGAATATAACCCTAGCAATTGTTGTTGTTTTTCTTGCTTGGTCAGCTTATAAACTGAAGAAATTAACTAAATCAGGAGCTGCTACTGCTGTTCTTGTAGGATTTTGTATTAGTTATGGACTTGGCATAAATGGATTAGTCGTGTTAGGTGCCTTTTTTATTAGTTCCTCTGCTTTAAGCTCTATTTTTAAACCGAAACGTGACGAGTTAATTGAGGAAAAGGGAAGTCAACGAGATGCCTATCAGGTTTTAGCAAATGGAGGAGTCGCAGCACTGATCTCGTTACTCTATGCGTTTTATCCTTCTGCCATTTATCAGGCAGCCTTTATAGCTAGTCTTGCTGCTGCCAACTCTGATACATGGGCTTCTGAGATTGGGAAGTTAAACAAGTCAAACCCTTTCCATGTCCTAAGCTTTAAACGTGTTCAAGCAGGCACGTCTGGTGCGGTGAGTCTATTAGGGACAATGGCTGCATTTGCTGGGAGTGCCTTTATAGCAGTTAGCGCTATGTTATTTACTTGGGATTCATTTACTTGGCAATTTCCGATCATTTGTGGGATTATTGTGGCAGGATTTGTTGGGAACCTTGCGGACACTATTTTCGGTGCAACGATACAGGTTACCTACACTTGTGAAGTTTGTGGAGAAACAACGGAACGTCTCGTTCATTGTCAGGAGGAAACAAAGCATAGAAGTGGTCTAAAGTGGGTCACAAATGATACGGTAAATGCTCTATGTACATTAATGGGGGCAGTAACTGGAGCTGGATTTGCTTATATGATTTTGTAG
- a CDS encoding rhomboid family intramembrane serine protease, which yields MNVIKQDAYFWKVAYTLVIKQPYRVISLQTNELWLADDSRKKVIRLVRADFDWSNQLKTNMEMAFAKLDGLRTQLRWKTIEAETIYVAVLPPVDDWEYLVKRKMNHPNGKVQMNSYLIEQVSEGYKVTPDQMPLDLPNEHEVKGEEEYEKDISYYKQAVRASVEKKQNQEKQTFSRGKPIVSYIMLTAVILMYIWLEYAGGSTNTLNLIQWGAKYNPLIIEGERWRLFSAMFLHIGFFHLMMNGLALYFLGTLVERIFGSIRFFFIYMIAGLIGSLASFAFMGAVSAGASGAIFGCFGALLYFGLIHRELFFRTMGQNVIVILVINLVFGFVVQGIDMGAHLGGLAGGFLAAALVKLPSQKGFWIRYAAGIGVVVVASTLWIAGNQFPSNHAQTDLQIAAEYIDQGSLDEAVPFLERAHVSGEELPEVPFYLAYIYLNQNQNAEAIPLLEEAIRIRPEFHEAIYNLALAYALEGNTDEAKTLVEEAISIEPDEQMYLDLQSQIEESS from the coding sequence ATGAATGTCATAAAGCAAGATGCTTATTTCTGGAAAGTGGCTTATACACTAGTAATTAAGCAACCATATCGAGTCATATCCCTGCAAACCAATGAGTTATGGCTAGCAGACGATTCAAGGAAAAAGGTCATACGTCTCGTTCGCGCTGATTTTGATTGGTCTAATCAGTTAAAAACAAATATGGAAATGGCATTTGCGAAGCTTGATGGATTAAGAACTCAGCTACGCTGGAAAACAATCGAGGCAGAGACTATCTACGTAGCGGTTTTACCACCAGTTGATGACTGGGAGTATCTCGTTAAACGTAAGATGAATCATCCAAATGGAAAAGTACAAATGAATAGTTACTTAATTGAACAAGTGTCAGAAGGATATAAGGTTACGCCTGATCAAATGCCTCTCGACTTACCTAATGAACATGAGGTAAAAGGAGAGGAAGAATATGAAAAAGATATTTCGTATTACAAACAAGCCGTTCGAGCTTCTGTTGAGAAGAAGCAGAATCAAGAGAAACAAACCTTTTCAAGAGGAAAGCCAATTGTTTCATATATCATGCTTACAGCGGTTATTCTCATGTATATCTGGCTGGAATATGCGGGTGGTAGCACAAATACCCTAAATCTCATTCAATGGGGAGCAAAATACAATCCACTCATTATAGAAGGTGAACGGTGGCGATTGTTCAGTGCAATGTTTTTACACATTGGCTTCTTTCATTTAATGATGAATGGGTTAGCTCTGTACTTCTTAGGAACGTTAGTTGAACGTATCTTTGGGTCCATACGATTTTTCTTTATTTATATGATTGCCGGTTTGATAGGTTCTCTGGCTAGCTTTGCTTTTATGGGGGCTGTATCTGCTGGGGCATCAGGGGCTATTTTTGGTTGTTTTGGTGCTTTATTATACTTTGGTTTGATTCATCGGGAACTCTTTTTTAGAACGATGGGTCAAAATGTCATTGTCATTCTCGTCATTAACCTAGTCTTTGGTTTTGTCGTACAAGGGATTGATATGGGGGCACACTTAGGTGGACTTGCAGGCGGCTTTTTAGCAGCGGCCCTTGTGAAGTTGCCATCTCAGAAGGGCTTTTGGATTCGTTATGCTGCGGGAATAGGAGTTGTTGTCGTGGCCTCAACGCTCTGGATCGCTGGAAATCAGTTCCCTTCTAATCATGCCCAAACTGATCTGCAAATTGCTGCAGAGTATATCGATCAAGGGAGCTTAGATGAGGCCGTACCTTTTCTAGAGCGCGCTCACGTTTCTGGAGAAGAGCTTCCTGAGGTACCATTTTATCTTGCGTACATTTATTTAAATCAAAATCAAAACGCGGAAGCTATTCCATTACTTGAAGAAGCAATACGTATACGGCCTGAGTTTCACGAAGCCATTTATAATTTAGCTCTTGCCTATGCTCTTGAAGGGAATACAGATGAAGCCAAAACGTTGGTTGAAGAAGCTATATCAATTGAACCTGATGAACAAATGTACCTTGATCTTCAATCTCAAATAGAAGAAAGTTCGTAA
- a CDS encoding ThiF family adenylyltransferase, translated as MNGLDKTYERYSRQMLFSGIGEEGQNKLSETSILIVGMGALGTAIANHLVRAGIGHVRMVDRDYVEMSNLQRQMLFDEHDVEMHVPKAEAAKQKLHSINSSIQLESIVADVNPTNVMEFMDGIDIVLDGTDNFQTRFLLNDACFKMGIPFAYGGVVGANGLTSLFIPGETACLSCLIQSDTSSGDTCDTIGVISPIVDIVASMQCVEVLKWVTGEHDKLRRALVSIDVWNNRQHQISIAKPKTNCPTCQQKSFAHLERSSDEATTMCGRETVQINRGIPFDLKEWSKRLEPIAKDVKKTPFLIRVSLHEGERFVMFPDGRVLVQGTEEISRAKSLFSRYIGN; from the coding sequence GTGAATGGATTGGATAAGACGTATGAACGGTATTCAAGACAAATGCTTTTTTCAGGTATAGGCGAAGAGGGCCAGAATAAGCTTTCTGAGACATCCATTCTTATTGTTGGGATGGGGGCACTTGGCACAGCCATTGCCAATCACCTTGTACGTGCGGGAATAGGACACGTACGAATGGTTGATCGTGATTACGTGGAAATGAGTAATTTGCAGAGACAAATGTTATTTGATGAACATGATGTAGAAATGCACGTACCTAAAGCGGAGGCAGCAAAACAAAAGCTTCATTCAATTAATTCATCTATTCAGCTTGAATCAATAGTAGCGGATGTAAATCCGACAAATGTAATGGAGTTTATGGATGGAATTGATATTGTTTTAGATGGTACGGATAACTTTCAAACACGTTTCCTTTTAAATGATGCTTGTTTTAAGATGGGTATTCCGTTTGCCTATGGCGGCGTTGTAGGAGCAAATGGTTTAACCAGCTTGTTTATCCCAGGTGAGACCGCTTGTTTGTCCTGCTTGATTCAATCTGACACCTCAAGTGGCGATACATGCGATACCATCGGTGTAATTAGTCCAATTGTAGATATTGTGGCTTCCATGCAATGCGTAGAAGTATTAAAGTGGGTAACGGGGGAACATGATAAACTTCGTCGTGCTTTGGTTTCAATCGATGTATGGAATAACCGTCAACATCAAATCTCGATTGCGAAGCCGAAAACCAATTGCCCGACTTGTCAGCAAAAGTCATTTGCTCATCTTGAACGTTCGTCTGATGAAGCAACAACCATGTGTGGAAGAGAAACGGTACAGATTAATCGTGGTATTCCGTTTGATTTAAAGGAATGGAGCAAACGCTTAGAACCGATTGCTAAAGACGTAAAGAAAACGCCTTTTCTCATACGAGTTTCTCTTCATGAGGGTGAACGATTTGTCATGTTTCCAGACGGTCGTGTACTTGTTCAAGGCACGGAAGAAATTAGCAGAGCAAAAAGCTTATTTAGTCGCTATATCGGCAACTAA
- the thiE gene encoding thiamine phosphate synthase gives MKEFRLYAITGEEFHQGRELVDVMEQAILGGVDIIQLRDKKSSKLEVLKKAKKLRELTKKYDVPFIVNDHIDVALAVEADGIHVGQDDLPLADVRKIVGPDMIIGISTHQLEDAKQAEEGGADYIGVGPIFPTNSKEDVVDPVTTSYIQQIEADIKIPYVAIGGIKRHNLKEVMAAGAKRVCMITEIVAADDVRARCEEIISIMEELS, from the coding sequence ATGAAAGAGTTTCGTTTATATGCGATTACAGGAGAAGAATTTCACCAGGGCAGAGAGCTTGTAGATGTGATGGAACAAGCAATTCTAGGTGGAGTCGATATTATCCAACTTCGAGATAAGAAAAGCAGCAAGCTTGAGGTATTAAAAAAAGCAAAGAAGCTACGTGAGCTAACAAAAAAATACGATGTGCCATTTATCGTAAATGATCACATCGATGTTGCGTTAGCAGTAGAGGCTGATGGTATTCATGTTGGACAGGATGATTTACCTCTTGCCGATGTCAGAAAGATTGTTGGTCCTGATATGATTATCGGTATTTCCACACATCAGCTTGAAGATGCTAAGCAGGCAGAAGAAGGGGGAGCTGATTACATCGGTGTTGGCCCCATTTTCCCGACAAACAGCAAAGAAGATGTTGTTGATCCAGTAACCACCTCTTATATTCAACAAATCGAGGCAGATATAAAGATTCCTTATGTCGCGATTGGAGGAATCAAACGTCATAATCTTAAAGAGGTGATGGCTGCAGGGGCAAAGCGTGTGTGTATGATCACTGAAATAGTCGCAGCAGATGATGTGAGGGCGCGCTGTGAAGAAATTATCTCAATTATGGAGGAGCTATCATGA
- a CDS encoding ROK family glucokinase, whose amino-acid sequence MNVDTEQWLAGIDIGGTTVKLAFISMEGTILEKWEIPTNTEQGGVMVVQDISESIQEKLQTLGKTTEQLGAAGVGAPGFLEMETGFVYEAINIGWKDFALKDELESQLGIPVSVDNDANLAALGEMWQGAGDGAQDVLFITLGTGVGGGVISNGQILHGANGMAGELGHITSIPEGGRPCNCGKTGCLETVSSATGIVQLALDFLPHYPESALRSLEQKGALTAREVIVQAEAGDACATAVVEKSMYYLGFAIANLANTLNPSRIVIGGGVSKGGQTLLEPLNDTYSKFVLKRVKEAADIKIAELGNDAGIVGAAWIAKEAKRKA is encoded by the coding sequence ATAAACGTGGATACTGAACAATGGTTAGCGGGGATTGATATTGGCGGAACAACGGTAAAGCTTGCTTTTATAAGTATGGAAGGAACGATTCTTGAAAAATGGGAGATTCCAACCAATACAGAGCAAGGTGGAGTGATGGTTGTACAGGATATCAGTGAATCCATTCAAGAAAAACTTCAAACACTCGGTAAAACCACCGAACAACTAGGAGCTGCTGGTGTAGGTGCACCTGGGTTTCTAGAGATGGAAACAGGTTTTGTCTATGAAGCGATTAACATTGGGTGGAAAGACTTTGCCCTAAAAGATGAATTAGAGAGCCAGCTTGGTATTCCAGTATCTGTAGATAACGATGCGAACTTGGCTGCCTTAGGTGAGATGTGGCAAGGAGCTGGAGATGGGGCTCAGGATGTGCTCTTCATTACACTCGGAACAGGTGTAGGTGGAGGTGTCATTTCAAATGGTCAAATTCTACATGGTGCCAATGGAATGGCTGGTGAATTAGGTCACATTACATCCATTCCTGAAGGGGGCAGACCGTGTAACTGCGGGAAAACAGGTTGCTTAGAGACGGTATCCTCTGCAACTGGGATTGTTCAGCTTGCCTTAGATTTTCTGCCGCATTATCCTGAAAGCGCACTCCGCTCACTTGAGCAAAAAGGGGCATTAACGGCGCGCGAAGTGATTGTTCAAGCTGAGGCAGGAGATGCTTGTGCCACGGCTGTTGTTGAAAAAAGTATGTACTATTTAGGGTTCGCGATCGCGAATTTAGCAAATACTTTAAATCCAAGTCGTATCGTGATCGGCGGCGGTGTTTCAAAAGGTGGACAAACATTACTCGAGCCGTTAAACGATACATATTCAAAGTTTGTTCTAAAACGAGTGAAGGAAGCTGCCGATATTAAGATCGCTGAACTTGGTAATGATGCTGGTATTGTTGGCGCAGCTTGGATTGCTAAAGAGGCAAAGCGGAAAGCATAG
- the thiS gene encoding sulfur carrier protein ThiS, with the protein MTIVVNGQSISFEEQTLEELVNQYNLEPELVVTEVDGEIISREERAKKQLHDGMKIELVHFVGGG; encoded by the coding sequence ATGACCATTGTTGTGAATGGACAGTCTATAAGCTTTGAGGAGCAGACACTTGAAGAACTAGTGAATCAATACAATTTAGAGCCAGAGCTTGTTGTAACAGAGGTAGATGGTGAGATCATTTCTAGAGAAGAACGAGCAAAAAAGCAGCTTCATGATGGCATGAAAATTGAGTTGGTTCACTTTGTAGGAGGCGGTTGA